A single Uloborus diversus isolate 005 chromosome 7, Udiv.v.3.1, whole genome shotgun sequence DNA region contains:
- the LOC129226720 gene encoding coiled-coil domain-containing protein 38-like, which translates to MEENLIDPKYILELTKSIHREGEKSITDYINRNTEILLNEHASIVREQVVESMKKQIESMNKEIALDAQKLEEDVSNFLELIQNSYQSASHSFNKVKELAKENFEKVESLNETQNELFMLQTEIQLLEQQLLECLMCTAFLDDLFPLDKERVKVPKDFLKSFGPTFTAKEQEELQKAVIEDLVKSEEVFDAPVEAQVESADAILKVIDRLKSSNLSLVQYSHISRGSTKYESQELIMAKQKMEEELKEWEKKIFNAEKEVAAVKETLNCLKKEVSNLDQEQSEKEETLQKEVELAKISEIYKICTGSSAKNVDPSLMKATIDACFEDLLYELNKHPKRRIKDLFRVIEAEKKQSMRRADETARAKQLKKKLQRATALISMTGSKTTHKKL; encoded by the coding sequence ATGGAAGAGAACTTGATCGatccaaaatatattttggagCTTACTAAAAGCATTCACAGAGAAGGAGAGAAAAGTATTACCGATTACATAAACAGAAATACGGAGATTCTTTTGAACGAACATGCATCGATTGTGAGAGAACAAGTTGTTGAGAGCATGAAAAAACAAATAGAAAGCATGAATaaagaaatagctcttgatgcaCAAAAACTCGAGGAAGACGTATCTAATTTCCTGGAATTGATTCAGAATAGTTATCAGAGTGCGTCTCATAGTTTCAATAAGGTAAAAGAATTGGcgaaggaaaattttgaaaaggtagAAAGCCTCAATGAAACACAGAATGAGCTTTTCATGCTACAGACTGAAATTCAACTGTTGGAACAACAGTTACTGGAATGTTTGATGTGCACTGCGTTTTTAGATGATCTTTTCCCATTGGATAAAGAGAGAGTTAAGGTTCCAAAAGATTTCCTGAAATCCTTCGGCCCCACCTTCACTGCCAAAGAGCAGGAGGAACTACAGAAGGCGGTTATTGAAGATCTTGTGAAATCCGAAGAGGTTTTTGACGCCCCAGTGGAAGCCCAAGTTGAATCTGCTGATGCCATTCTTAAAGTAATTGATCGTCTGAAGAGCAGTAACCTGTCCCTGGTGCAGTATAGCCACATCAGCAGAGGGTCAACAAAATATGAATCCCAAGAACTCATAATGGCCAAGCAGAAAATGGAAGAAGAATTGAAGGAATgggagaaaaaaattttcaatgccgaAAAAGAAGTTGCTGCtgtcaaagaaactttaaactgtctCAAAAAGGAAGTGAGTAACTTAGATCAAGAACAAAGTGAAAAGGAAGAAACACTGCAAAAAGAAGTAGAGTTGGCaaagatttctgaaatttataaaatttgtacTGGAAGCAGCGCTAAAAATGTAGATCCATCTCTAATGAAGGCAACGATTGATGCATGTTTTGAAGATTTGCTCTATGAGTTGAATAAACATCCCAAAAGAAGAATCAAGGATTTGTTTAGAGTCATCGAAGCTGAAAAGAAGCAAAGTATGCGTCGAGCCGATGAAACGGCAAGAGCCAAACAGctgaagaaaaaattacaaagagCTACTGCACTTATTTCTATGACAGGGTCTAAAACAACTCACAAAAAACTTTAA